The Gloeomargarita sp. SRBZ-1_bins_9 sequence ACCCGCTCTCCACGGCGATGGTTAAAGACTGACTGTGGTGGCGCGCCAGGGTTTCCACCAGCAGGGCATCCACCGTTGCCGCCCGGACCGAAGCGATACTCAGGCGCAGGTGGTCAAAGGCCGGTTGGTTCAACGCTGTCAACAGGGCCGGAAAGTCGGGATGTTGAGTCACCGAGGGTCCCAGCAGCCCAATCCAGTCCGTGACCGTCAACCCCCGTTCGATGGCCGGCAGCAACCCCTGGCCCACATCGGCTTTACGAAAGGGCAACGTCAGGTAGCTGGCCAAACAAAACCGGCACATTTCCGGGCAACTGCGCACCACCTCCACCAGGTAGATGTTTGCCCAGCTGGTCCGGGGGGTCACCACCGTGGAAACCGCCAGCCGGTCGCCCTGATACACCTGGCGCTGCACTTGGGGAGGCACTTCCGGGTGGGGACAAATCGCCACCAACGGTCCGGTGGGGGAGGCGTAAACGGGCTGGTAAAACTGGGGGACGTACACGCCGGGAACCTGGGCCAAATGCAGCAATTGCGTCCGCCGGTCCTGGTGACGCACCGCCCCATAGGCTTCGATAAACCGGGGAATCAACTCCTCCGCATCCCCCAAAAGAATCACATCGAAGAAGTCGGCAAAGGGTTCAGGATTGGCGCTGAGCACCGGCCCGCCCCCAAACACCAACGGATGGGTGTCGTCCCGCTCCCGGCTCCCCAGGGGCGTCTGCAATCGCTCCAGCAGGTCCAAGATATGGGGATAGTCCAGCTCCCAGGCAAAAGAAAAACCCACCAGCTCCGGCGCGGTCGCCAAGGGCTCCTGCTCGTCCGTAAACCAGCGGCTGACCCGCACCTGGGGATGTTGGGCCAGTAGGCTCCAGATCAGTTGGTAGC is a genomic window containing:
- a CDS encoding radical SAM protein; this encodes MWPEERLLFTPVVPEATAIPLVWAYPNTYSVGMTSLGYQLIWSLLAQHPQVRVSRWFTDEQEPLATAPELVGFSFAWELDYPHILDLLERLQTPLGSRERDDTHPLVFGGGPVLSANPEPFADFFDVILLGDAEELIPRFIEAYGAVRHQDRRTQLLHLAQVPGVYVPQFYQPVYASPTGPLVAICPHPEVPPQVQRQVYQGDRLAVSTVVTPRTSWANIYLVEVVRSCPEMCRFCLASYLTLPFRKADVGQGLLPAIERGLTVTDWIGLLGPSVTQHPDFPALLTALNQPAFDHLRLSIASVRAATVDALLVETLARHHSQSLTIAVESGSERLRQVMNKKLDQEDIYRAAQVTQQGGLRGLKLYTMVGVPTETEADVAATVQLGRDLRQMAPRLRLSFGCSTFVPKAQTPWQWLGVNPQAEKRLQFLAKHLGRMGVEFRPESYRDSLVQALLSRGDRRLGPVLLLTRDYGVSWGGIRRAFKELQDQLPPPDFYVHQDWPPDLVLPWQHLTGTVSLAMLHQHRQRSLGRYDEGEGGGKPDGTGTTIAATH